The sequence below is a genomic window from Lelliottia sp. JS-SCA-14.
GGCGAGATAGCCTTTTTGCGCCACCCCTTCAAAGCCCCAGTGCAGCGGGATCCCAACGGTCTCCACCTGCTGGCCGTTGACGTTGAGCGTCTGCAGACGACGCGTCACGACCGCCACCGCGCGAATAAAGCCGCGTTTGCTGCTCACCTTCACACGATCGCCGTTGGTGATGCCTTTCGACTTCGCGAGGGTTTCGCTAATTTCGACAAACTGTTCCGGCTGAGCGATGGCGTTGAGCCGCGCGTGCTTGGTCCAGGTGTGGAAATGCTCGGTCAGACGATAGGTGGTCCCGACGTACGGGAACTTATCTTTCTTGCCTAAGCGCAACGCATCGTCTTCGTACAGGCGAACCACCGGACTCGACACCACGTTCGGGTGCAGCGGGTTGGTGCCGAGCGGCGTTTCCATCGGCTCGTAGTGTTCCGGGAACGGCCCTTCCGCCAGTTTGTCGAGGGCAAACAGACGCCCCAGACCTTCCGGCTGCATGATGAACGGCCCGGTTTTGCTGCCCGGCGGCGCGGTGTTGAAGTCCGGGATATCGTTCCCCGCCCACTTCGTGCCGTTCCATTCGATCAGACTGCGTTTTGGATCCCACGGCTTGCCGTTGATGTCCGCAGAGGCACGGTTGTACAGCACGCGGCGGTTGAGCGGCCACGCCCATGCCCAGCCGAGCGTATTGCCTAACCCTGACGGATCGGCGTTGTCGCGGTTGGCCATCTGGTTGCCCTGCTCGGTCCAGCTCCCGGCGTAAATCCAGCAGGAGGACGCGGTGGTGCCGTCATCGCGCAGCAGCGCAAAGCTGTTCAGCAGCTGACCTTTTTTCGCCAGCAGATTGCCGTTCGGATCATAGAGATCCGCCAGCGCAACACCGTTGTTCTCTTTGGCAATCTCTTCCGATTCCGGATGATCTGGCTGCTTGTAGTTCCAGCTCATTTTCAGCAGCGGCTCTACGCCTTTACCGCCCAGAGTGCGATACATATCGCGCAGACGGTGGTAAATCCCGGCCAGAATTTCGCCGTCGTTGCGCGCTTCGCCCGGTGCGTCCTGGCCTTTCCAGTGCCACTGCAGCCAGCGGCCCGAGTTGGCAATAGAACCATCTTCTTCCGCGAAACAGGTCGACGGCAGGCGGAACACTTCGGTCTGAATCGACGCCGGATCGACATCGTTCATCTCGCCGTGGTTCTGCCAGAAGTTGGAGGTTTCGGTCACCAGCGGATCGATCACCACCATGTACTTGAGCTTGCTCAAACTGCGCACGACTTTGTTTTTGTCCGGGAAGGACGCCACCGGGTTGAAGCCCTGGCAGATGTAGCCCGTGACGTTACCCTTATCCATCATGTTGAAATACTTGATGACGTCGTAAGCCTGGTCCCATTTCGGCAACCACTCAAAGCCCCAGTCGTTCTCTTTCTGCGCCGCATCGCCGTAGAAAGATTTCATCAGGCTGACGAAGAACTTCGGATAGTTGCTCCAGTAGTTCACCTGGTCCGGCAGCGTCGCTTTTGGCGTACTGGCGGTCAGATAGGTCTGGAGATCCGTCTGTTTTTCCGATGGCAGCGTCAGATAGCCGGTCAGGCTGGTGGAGAGCAGCCCCAGATCCGTTAAGCCCTGAATATTGGAGTGTCCGCGCAGGGCGTTCACGCCGCCGCCTGCCATGCCCATATTGCCGAGCAACAGCTGGATCATCGCCATGGTACGAATGTTCTGCGCACCGACGGTGTGCTGCGTCCAGCCCAGGGCGTAGAGGAAGGTGGTGGTACGATCCGCCGCGCTGGTGGAGGCCAGCACTTCACACACTTTCAGGAAGTCGGCTTTTGGCGTACCGCAGATGTTTTCCACCACCTCCGGCGTATAGCGAGAAACGTGCTGTTTCAGCAAGTTCCACACGCAGCGCGGATCGGTCAGGGTTTCATCGCGTTTCGCAAAGCCGTTTTCATCGAACTGATAGTTCCAGGAGGATTTGTCGTACTGACGTTTTTCCGCGTCAAAGCCGCTGAACAGCCCGTCATCAAAGGCAAAGTCTTCCCGCACCAGCAGATTCGCGTTGGTGTAGTGTTTGACGTATTCGGCGTTGATTTTGTTGTTTTCGATCAGATACAGCAGCACGCCAGACAGGAACGTAATGTCCGTACCGGAACGAATCGGCGCATAGATATCCGCCACCGATGCCGTACGCGTAAAGCGTGGATCGACGACGATCAGCGTCGCATCATTGTTGTTTTTCGCTTCCATCGCCCAGCGGAATCCCACCGGATGGGCTTCAGCGGCGTTACCGCCCATCACCACCACGACGTTAGCGTTTTTGATATCAACCCAGTGGTTGGTCATCGCACCGCGACCAAATGTTGGAGCAAGACTTGCTACCGTTGGTCCGTGTCAGACGCGCGCCTGGTTGTCTACCGCCAGCATGCCGAGTGAGCGCACAAATTTTTGCGTCAGCATGCCGGTTTCATTACTTGCCGCAGATGCGCAGAGCATCCCGGTGGAAAGCCAGCGGTTCACGGTCACGCCCTGCGCGTTCTTCTCGACGAAGTTGGCGTCGCGGTCGGCTTTCATTAATTTGGCGATGCGGGTGAAGGCATCATCCCAGGAGATACGCTGCCATTTGTCAGAGCCAGGCGCGCGATATTCCGGGTAACGCAGGCGGTTGTCGCTGTGGACATAGTCCAGCAGGCCTGCGCCTTTCGGGCAAAGTGCCCCGCGGCTCACCGGATGATCCGGGTCCCCTTCAATATGGTAAATCGCTTCTTTGGCGTTTTTCGCGCCATCGCCCAGGCTATACATCAATAGCCCACATCCCACGGAGCAGTA
It includes:
- the fdnG gene encoding formate dehydrogenase-N subunit alpha, which produces MDVSRRKFFKICAGGMAGTTAAALGFMPKIALAQSRNYKLLRAKEIRNTCTYCSVGCGLLMYSLGDGAKNAKEAIYHIEGDPDHPVSRGALCPKGAGLLDYVHSDNRLRYPEYRAPGSDKWQRISWDDAFTRIAKLMKADRDANFVEKNAQGVTVNRWLSTGMLCASAASNETGMLTQKFVRSLGMLAVDNQARVUHGPTVASLAPTFGRGAMTNHWVDIKNANVVVVMGGNAAEAHPVGFRWAMEAKNNNDATLIVVDPRFTRTASVADIYAPIRSGTDITFLSGVLLYLIENNKINAEYVKHYTNANLLVREDFAFDDGLFSGFDAEKRQYDKSSWNYQFDENGFAKRDETLTDPRCVWNLLKQHVSRYTPEVVENICGTPKADFLKVCEVLASTSAADRTTTFLYALGWTQHTVGAQNIRTMAMIQLLLGNMGMAGGGVNALRGHSNIQGLTDLGLLSTSLTGYLTLPSEKQTDLQTYLTASTPKATLPDQVNYWSNYPKFFVSLMKSFYGDAAQKENDWGFEWLPKWDQAYDVIKYFNMMDKGNVTGYICQGFNPVASFPDKNKVVRSLSKLKYMVVIDPLVTETSNFWQNHGEMNDVDPASIQTEVFRLPSTCFAEEDGSIANSGRWLQWHWKGQDAPGEARNDGEILAGIYHRLRDMYRTLGGKGVEPLLKMSWNYKQPDHPESEEIAKENNGVALADLYDPNGNLLAKKGQLLNSFALLRDDGTTASSCWIYAGSWTEQGNQMANRDNADPSGLGNTLGWAWAWPLNRRVLYNRASADINGKPWDPKRSLIEWNGTKWAGNDIPDFNTAPPGSKTGPFIMQPEGLGRLFALDKLAEGPFPEHYEPMETPLGTNPLHPNVVSSPVVRLYEDDALRLGKKDKFPYVGTTYRLTEHFHTWTKHARLNAIAQPEQFVEISETLAKSKGITNGDRVKVSSKRGFIRAVAVVTRRLQTLNVNGQQVETVGIPLHWGFEGVAQKGYLANTLTPNVGDSNSQTPEYKAFLVNIEKA